TTTCAAATGCTGTTAGTTTGGTCGTCTGTCAGATCTGTCAAATAATTTGTCTTCCAAATGCGCTGTTCTTCAGAATTTCATTCAGAAGCTGGAGCGCTAGACGGCTGTGCTGCTAATAAGCTGTTGCGTCTCACCTTCACTCCagctttgcttttctctgctttATGATGCCAGGTCAAGACTCCCCAAACTAGTTCTGCCTTTTCAGCTGTTTTCTGTCAAACATGAGCACCAGGGGGagagagaagacaagaaaagaaaaggcagaaaggcCCACACCTTCCACTTCACTTGTAGTTCTCCCAGATGGCAGCAACTGGGGAGTTTCCAACCCTTTCCCACACTACTAGAAACCCTTCATGGTGTCCCAGTGCCAAGTCCTCAAGGTCTGAGACACAATGCTCTGGGGCCTCTCCTCAAGCTTCTAGGTTCTGGCAATGCCAAACTCTTTTGTTGGTTCCCCCAAGCCCTAGGGGTGGTAGCTGCTTTCTGACATTACCGTCTTGGAGTTACCTTGGAGTCTCCTTTTTGTTTGTCAGTCCACCAACACCTGTTGAACCAACTCCCTGTAGCTCAAACTTGAGCCAGCCTCAGAATCTCCTGAAGggcttattaaaatacagatggCCATCCTCCCCCAGACCCCCAAGTTTCTGATTTAGTGGATCTGGGgtagggcctgagaatttgctgcTTTATCAAGTTTCCAGATGATGCAGATGCTGCTCATCTGGGAActccagtttgagaaccactgctttacaTTCCTTCTGTTAAAATTGTGTGTAATGGTCATCAGTAAAACAGCACACCACCCGGATCCACCAGTTTGGTTTTGGATGTTTGGTGAGCAGAAGTAATCCCAACTCTCTTTTCTCATCTGGACTTTCACATGTGATTGAATCACTTTCTCATTTGGTCTGCCCACACCCTGAGCCTGTGCTCTTGGCTCTTCTGCTCTGATTGCAAAGCCCTTGGCCTTTGTTTATGATATTCCATCCCTCTCCTCACTGGCTCATGTCTTATTGCTTCAAAGCGCCTGTTCTACCAGTTCCATCTCATCTGAATTCTGATTGCTGAAACCTGTTCTGTCTAAATGACCAAGTTAATATCTCCTTTCTAGGCTTGCTATTTCAAGTCAGCAAATTCATATTGAATTGTCCACTGTGTATAGAGCTTCATGCTGAATGCTTTTGTTAGAGATACAAAGATGTAAAAGGCTTAGACTCTTCCCTTATAGGATAATCATCTGTACAATTTAAAACTGTATTATATACTTGTGAcaaatctaaagaaaatattagcagaGTCTCCACTGGAGGGATCTACATTAGTTGGGTGAATAATGTGATTAGCAGGATGTGGATGGGGTGAGACCCTAAGCAGTGTGCACAAGTAACAATGAACAGAGGCTACACTGCGAGTGACCTCCTGTTAACTACAGGGCTTTGTTTtatagagagagagatctatACACGTTTGTGGCTGGGGTTCAATTGTGTGAGAGAAGGGAGTAGTGTCAAGAGCAAGAAAATACCTTGAGCCTGGTGCCTGGTGGCTGGCAGCCAAAGGGCAActtcaggagaaaaagaaacagtcgAATAGAGATTTTCATTACATTGTTTGCTTTATGTGAGTTGTTATCTTTCTGTATCCCTCCATGAAACCATCAATAAAATTACTTGCCTCCCAGGAATCTGACAAAGTGTTGGATCTTTTTGCAAATTTAGAATGAGGTGAAGTCAGAGATCTCCTACAGAACAGCTACATATAAATTATAcccacatttttcattttctcatctttctccttctcccactTGCAGATAGTAAGCACCATTTGGTACGAACTGggttttatattcttttccatcAGCCCTGGCTATTGAGTAGCACATGTTTATTGATGAACTAATTTCTGGCTTTAGAGTTTATCCTTGCCCAGATACACCTAGCATTAGGCTACACAAAGTGTCTACAGGCTTGAATATGGCTGCTCATATGTGGGTGGAACACTGGCCCTTTACTCTTTTttgatgccatttatttatttttattattatgtataaataatagCACATTATTGAACACTGAGGAATATTGAAAAGtatgagcaaaaataaaagtcCCCCATAGTGTCGTGGGTCAGAGACAACCACGACCAACAGACTGGAGTCTCTATTGttttctgtctgtctatctatctatctatctatctatctatctatctatctatctatcatcatgtATCtatctctttcatatatatatatagcccccatatatacatatatgtattttatatgtatattctctttattttatatatataatcaaattaGGTTCACAATGTTTAGATAAGTTTACATACTGCTTTTTCCATGTAACTTTTTGAGACAAGCGTTTATCCTCTTGATTACatcttcaaaaatataatttaatatcagCATCATAGTTATTCATATAGGTGTCcataaagtatttattgaattccCTACTGTTGAGCAAGTGTGGTATTTCCACACTTTTTGTTATTATATGTAATACTACAGTGTGCATCCATGTATATATGTTAAGATTATTACTTCATATTTAGGTAGACCGTCTTTTTGACATATTGAAAAGCACATTTGTCTTCAGAGGTAGAATTTTGTACTTACTTGAAATGAAGCTCAAAAGGTACAACCCTAGGGGACCATGCAGAATTTCAAAGGGTTTTCCAAAAGCATTGTACATGAAGAAGGCTGTCCCCACCATGGTTAACACAATAAGGATGGCAGAGAAGAGAATGACATTGACGTGGATGCTCACTGGGATTGCTTTGAGCAAATCTGGAAAAACTGAAGATAAGACAAAACTAGGGTTAGAAGAAGTTTCATTAGCAGTAGTCtgcaagtataattttaaaaatcaaatctctcttttttaatttcaaacatCATTAAAATCCTTCTGATGAATACATTCTCACTTACTAATTTATAAGGTGTTTACAAAAAGGTTTAAAGATAGGATCATTTTATAGAGTTTACCAGTAAAAATTAGCAAAGAGGAGATTTGaggtaatttattttctgtaaaaaaatatttacatattggtCATATGTAAtgatttaaacaaataattgcTGGCTTTATAACCCAAATCTGTACATTTTAATAACCAATCTTTCAATGACCTTTCTCGGTagttacttaaaaaaatctatcttaaCTTGCAATGATATTTTAAGTTTGGAGATATCTGGGGAGTTCAAACATCAGGAAGTTTTCATATTTACTTTgttaacaaaaaaattgtttctagTCTACACCAAGATTAAAGAATGGAGATATTTTCAGTCAACTTCAATATTTTAATGTAGCACAAAGCTGTGGGAAAATAATTCTGGTACTATGGGAAATATTTCCACGTAGAAAACATGCCAAATCTATTTCTAGATTTTGTGTTCAGGGCAAGTTTTTCTCGTTTGCAGAGAAAGCAAAACCCTACATTTTAGGGCTTCTTTCATCTGGTGAAGCATCAGCATGCTTGGCATCAGCAAATCTGGCAGGACCAATCTGGAGAAGTTTAATTCAGTTCATTTTAGTTCCCCAAACATGTATCAAGTGCTTAagttatttactgagcacctactgtgtgccaggcattattctaggtGTTGGAAGCAGAGCCATAAAACAAGATGGACAAGATTCCTGTTGTCTCACAGAGCTTATAACCTAATGGGAGAAGACAGACCATtagaaagtaaacaaacaaataaacgtGATAGCTTATCTCCAAAGATGGCCACAATCAatgtttttcccccttttacaCATGTGTCACTTCTCATTTAAGAGGTAGAATTTTTTCCCCAATGCCTTTGAACTTGGATTGGCCTTTGATTGCTTTGACCTCCTGAATATGGCAGCAGAAGTACATTGTGCCAGTTCCAGGCCTGTTTGATAACAGAACCAGCAGTCTCTGCTGTTTTTTTTGGAAGCTTGAGTTGCCAAGAAGTTGTCTACTCTTCTGGAGAGAAAGGCTGCCTGGAGGAGCACTGAGGCACCAGACACACAAGGGAAGAAGCTGTTTTGGATGTCAAGCCCAGAATAGATGACTCCAACCCAGTTGCTATGTAACTGCAACAGTTAGGAGGGGCCCTATCAAGAACTGTCCAGGTGAAttagtaaatttttgttttaagctcCTGAACTTTATAGAGGAGCTGTTATCCAGTGGTAACAATGATAGAGGTGTAGAAATTTTAGGCAGACAGGGGCAGGCCCCTGGAAAAACCTCACCTTTGAGCTGAAAAGCCTGAAACccacagcccaaagtgagaacttccatCCCTGTGTGCCCACTCTTTCCctattggttctttctgaataatgtctttttaccAATAGCATGTTGCTTTTTCCAAAATTATGTATGGCCCGTCCCACCCCCTATCCTCTGCCTATAAACACCCCAGTCTCCGCCAGTAGAGAAGAGAAGTGGCTGGACATCAGAGAGAGGCAACTTGACTTCAGAGATGGTGGCTGGACATTGGAGAGATGTGACTTGACTTCAGGGGAGAGTGACCTGCCCTTCCCATTCCCTTTTCAGCTTCTCTCTCTGCTGAGGGCCACTTtcattgctcaataaaattctctgcattcaccatccttcagtTTGTCTGTGTGACCTCATTCCTCTTGGGCACCAAACAAGAATTCAGGATGCACAAATTGTGGGTACCCAAAAAGACTGTCACcctggccctttgccctcactGGCAGAGGGCAGCCACCCCACATGATGAAGCAAAGGGCCCACTGAGCTGACAACACACTGCTGTCCACAGATGGCAGAGCTACGAGAGCATTGCAACACACCCTCTGGGGCCCTGGGGTTGCAGGCACCCCCACCAGGATGCTGCCGCAGGGCCTGCATGGAGTTCGCTCCTGACAGCACTAAAGCAGCCAGCTGGTTCCTACACTCACTCACTCATGTGCTCCCTCCTGCAAGAGGTTGAGCAGGGCAGGCCGAGTAAATGGGGTACCCCTGTTGGGAGTCCCATGAAGGGGTCAAGAAAATAGCCTCCATCAACAATAAGATAGTTTCAGATAGTGATACATATGATGGAGAATTAAAATAGGGTAATGGGATTTTGAGTGATCTGAGTGGATGGCCGTGGTCAGGAAAGTGACACAAGCTGACACCTGAATGTTGAGAAGGAAATCACCCTTTAAAGATCTACAGGAAGAACTTTCCAGGGAAAAGAAGCACAACTGAGGCAGGAATGAGCCCGTGCAGTGGAGCCTGGTGAATGGTGGGGTGGCAGAAGTGGGATTATTGTGCTGGGATCAGATTGTTGTACCCACTGGATCTTGGCCTGTTGACCATGGCGAGGAGTTTGctttttattctaaatttattaGGAAGCCACTAGAGAGTTTTAAGTAGGAGAGGGACACAATCTCCTTCATGATATTAAAAGATCATTCTGAGTGCTGACTAGTGATCACAAGGGGGTGGGGAAGGACAAATGTCCAGAGATCTAAGGGAGGCTATTTTCAGAGGTGAAAGATGGGGGCTGGCCTACGAGGGGAGAGGTTGTCAGATTTGGGATACATTTTGGAGATGGAAGATAggacttgttaaaaaaaaaaaaagaatccaggctgggcacggtggctcacgcctgtaatcccagcactttgggaggccgaggcgagtggatcacgaggtcagaaggctgaggcaggagaattgcttgaacccaggaggcagaggttgcagtgagccaaggtctcaccactgcactccagcctgggcaacagagtgagaatccatctcaaaaaaaaaagaagagtcaagGATTACTTCAAAATTTTTCTCCCGAGCAACTGAATAAATGGTGATGCTGTTAACTGAGATAGAGTAGTAGAAGAGACACGCTTGGGCCCCACGATGGGAAGTGATGCAAGAGTTCTGTCttagatattttacatttgagTTGCCTTAAAACCTCCAAGTAGAAATGTCAGATAGGATTTATGTTTCTGGAGGTCCGGGGAGAAGACTGGGGTGTTAAAGAGGACTGGGACTAGGGTAAGGCAAACAAGGTGCCTAGGGTGGAAAAGGTAAGGTGGTAGTCACCCTCCAGGGCCAGTCCTGCACTTGCATGGGCCCGATAAAGAATGTTTCCTTAAACTTTATGTGCTAGGTGCTCAGTGACCTCTCCCTAGTCCTAGCCCTGGTATTTAAACCCATTGGAATAGACATCCCAAGGAGATGAACCCAGGGAGAAGCTGTAGTTCAAGAAAGAAGCCCTGGGGCTCCCCCATGTCTACAAgcacagaagaggagaaaaccCAACCAAGAAGACTGGGAAAAGAATAATTTGTGAATTAGGAGCAGACCCATGAGTGAGACAGCAgggaagcaaatgaaaaaaaatgtttcaaggaGGAGTAAGTAGTCATCTGTACAAATGCATGCCTCATGGCCACAACACTCTACTCCTGACCATATGCTGGAAGTGGGCCAGGAGAGAAAGTTTGATTGGTTCAGAACAAGCCCTTTGCCACTGCTGGATGTAACTAActacacatgtacatacatgaAATAAGCTTAGTGCTATCCAATAGGGAGCATCCTCTTCGTAAATACAGAGGTGTTTGGATCCTGATGGTGTTTACCAGTGTCCTCACTCAGGAGTCATGGCCAGGTCATTTGACTGCTGAGGTTCAGTTGCACTACATTTCCTTTATCTTCTcacaatcagagaaatgcacattaaaactatGAGATACCACTTTCAACACATCATGTttacaaagacaaaaacatttaGCAGTATCCTGTGTTAGCTAGGGTACAGGGAAATGGGGACCCTTGTGCGTTTTTTTTGGGAGTGTAAATTGTTATAACCTCCTTTGAGGCAGCTGGGCAATATCTATAAAGCATTAAAATGCACATACCCTTTAGCTCAGCAATTTAACTTTCAGGATTTTATCCTATGAATATTTTTGCACATGAATCCACTAAAGTATTACAaggatattcattgcagcatttgTTGATAATAAGAAGAGGTTGGAAATAACATACATGTTTAGCAATAGTATATTCATGCAATGAAGTATTAGTCAAAGAATGAAGCAAATCTATAACAACATGTATGGAATTATTCATCAAAATGTGATGTGAGGTGAAAAAACAAGccaaataaatgaagacatatgtGCACCATTCTGCTATTTGGGAAAAAAGCCAAAAGGGAATGTgaataataacaaatattaataattctttaAGTACTTATCTGATTTAATTCTCTCAACAGCCCTATGAGATAGGTACCATTAttaaaaactgaggcacagaggccaTGTACCATGCCCAAGATTTATACTTAGTGAGTGGCATAATAGGAATTCGAATTCATATTCTCACTCTTAACCACCTTGTTACAGCCACCTTAGGGACTGGCATGTGTGTCTAGGCAGAGACTATTTGTACAAAAGTGGTAACATTGCTTCTGGGAAGGGAGACTGAGGAACAGTTCACTATGTACCTTTTTgcactaaaatatatatttttttacttttctgcaaGCATTGTCTATTCAATGaatacaaaaatactttttttaatacttggaagaataaatgaagacataaaaattCCTATGACTGTAAtagattaaaagaaatttaagtgacatattaataaaatgtaatgtatGGCTATTGTTTCTGAATCTGGTTTGTGATTTGAACAgaccgtttcttttttttttttctcgcaaatatcagttttcttttttttagttttattttattattattatactttaagttttggggtatatgtgcacaatgtgcaggtttgttacatatgtatacatgtgccttgttggtgtgctgcacccattaacttgtcatttagcattaggtatatctcctaatgctgtccctcccccctccccccaccccacaacagtccccagactgttccccttcctgtgtccatgagttctcattgttcaattcccacctatgagtgagaacatgcagtgtttggttttttgtccttgcgatagtttactgagaatgatgatttccagtttcatcaatgtccctacaaaggacatgaactcaacatttttatggctgcatagtattccatggtgtatatgtgcaacatttgcttaatccagtctatcgttgttggacatttgggttggttccaagtctttgctattgtgaatagtgccgcaataaacatacgtgtgcatgtgtctttatagcagcatgatttatagtcctttgggtatatactcagtaatgggatggctgggtcaaatggtatttctagttctagatccctgaggaatcgccacactgacttccacaatggttgaactagtttacagtcccaccaacagtgtaaaagtgttcctatttctccacatcttctccagcacctgttatttcctgactttttaatgatggccattctaactggtgtgagatggtatctcattgtggttttgatttgcatttctctgatggccagtgatggtgagcattttttcatgtcttttggcttcataaatgtcttcttttgagaagtgtctgttcatatcctttgcccactttttgatggggtttttttttcttgtaaatttgtttgagttcattgtagattctggatattagccctttgtcagatgagtaggttgggaaaattttctcccattctgtaggttgcctgttcactctgatggtagtttcttttgctgtgcagaagctctttagtttaattagatcccatttgttaattttggcttttgttgccattgcttttggtgttttagacaggaagtccttgcccatgcctatgtcctgaatggtaatgcctgggttttcttctagggtttttatggttttaggtctaacatttaagtctttaatccatcttgaattaatttttgtataaggtgtaaggaagggatccagtttcagctttctacatatggctaactagttttcccagcaccatttattaaatagggaatcctttccccattgcttgtttttgtcaggtttgtcaaagatgagatagttgtagatatgcggcgttatttctgagggctctgttctgttccattgatctatatctctgttttggtaccagtatcatgctgttttggttactgtagccttgtagtatagtgaTGCctgaagctttgttcttttggcttaggattgacttggcaatgcgggctcttttttggttccatatgaactttaaagtagctttttccaattctgagaagaaagtcattggtagcttgatggggatggcattgaatctataaattaccttgggcagtatggccattttcatgatattgattcttcctacccttgagcatggaatgttcttccatttgtttgtatcctcttttgtttcattgagcagtggtttgtagttctccttgaagaggtccttcatgtcccttgtaagttggattcctaggtattttattctctttggagcaattgtgaatgggagttcagctcatgatttggctctctgtttgtctgttattggtgtataagaatgcttgtgatttttgtacattgactttgtatcctgagattttgctgaagttgcttatcagctaaaggagattttgggctgagacaatggggttttctagatatacaatcatgtcatctgcaaacagggacaatttgacttcctcttttcctaattgaataccctttatttccttctcctgactaattgccctggccagaacttccaacatgtgttgaataggagtggtgagagagggcatccctgtcttgtgccagttttcaaagggaatgcttccagtttttgcccgttcagtatgatattggctgtgggtttgtcatagatagctcttattattttgagatacgtcccatcagtacttaatttattgagagtttttagcatgaagtattgttgaattttgtcaaaggccttttctgcatctattgagataatcacgtggtttttgtctttggttctgtttatatgctggattacatttattgatttgtgtatgttgaaccagccttgcatcccagggatgaagcccacttgatcatggtggataagctttttgatgtgctgctggatttggtttgccagtattttattgaggatctttgcatcaatgttcatcaaggatattggtctaaaattctcttttttggttgtgtctctgtccggctttgctatcaggatgatgctggcctcataaaatgagttagggaggattccctctttttttattgattggaatagtttcagaaggaatggtaccagttcctccttgtacctctggtagaattcggctgtgaatccatctggtcctggactctttttggttggtaagccgttgattattgtcacaatttcagagcctgttattggtcttttcagagattcaacttcttcctggtttagtcttgggagggtgtatgtgttgaggaatttatccatttcttctagattttctagtttatttgcatagaggtgtttgtagtattctctgatggtagtttgtatttctgtgggatcagtggtgatatcccctttatcattgtttattgcatctatttgattcttctctcttttcttctttattagtcttgctagcggtctatcaattttgttgatcttttcaaaaaaccagctcctggattcattaattttttgaagggttttttgtgtctctattttcttcagttctgctctgattttagttatttcttgccttctgctagcttttgaatgtgtttgctcttgcttttctagttcttttaatcgtgatgttagggtgtcaattttggatctttcctgctttctcttgtgggcatttagtgccataaatttccctctacacactgctttgaatgtgtcccagagattctggtaggttgtgtctttgttctcactggtttcaaagaacatctttatttctgccttcatttcgttatgtacccagtagtcattcaggagcaggttgttcagtttccatgtagttgagcggttttgagtgagtttcttaatcctgagttctagtttgattgcactgtggttgaACAGACCATTTCTAAGAAGACGATTTTGAGATAGCGAGGGAAAATTGGACATGGACTGGGTATTAGATGATATTTTATCATTGTTGTAGATTTTGTTGGTTATGTTAATGGTGTTGTGGTTGTGCCTTTAAAAGTCCTTATTGGTTAAAAATGATATGGATGAATCAATGGCTGGATGGCTGGATGGATAGacaaagataaaatatgtaaGGACACCCATAGgtccaaaaca
This window of the Nomascus leucogenys isolate Asia chromosome 11, Asia_NLE_v1, whole genome shotgun sequence genome carries:
- the CLRN1 gene encoding clarin-1 isoform X3, yielding MQALRQHPVFPDLLKAIPVSIHVNVILFSAILIVLTMVGTAFFMYNAFGKPFEILHGPLGLYLLSFISSSCGCLVMVLFASEVKIHHLSEKIANYKEGTYVYKTQSEKYTTSFWLTKGHS